Proteins from one Panulirus ornatus isolate Po-2019 chromosome 44, ASM3632096v1, whole genome shotgun sequence genomic window:
- the LOC139762721 gene encoding uncharacterized protein → MKMEVRSSILLLVALLGLAETQIVYDRPWALMQTVPEGNVFALKDLIANGQRQGPQQGSGSLPGNLANQGGPRLPTGTRNTPVVHREPAGTQRAPVVQPEPAGTQRTPVVQRDPAGTQRTPVVQRDPAGTQRTPVIQQQRPKQPAGTQRIPASQQNPEQPAAVQATPVFKQRRPQQQPGTPQRIPVSPQSPRQQPGTTQRIPVSPQSPRQQPGTPQRIPVSPQSPRQQPGTTQRIPVSPQSPRQQPGMTQRIPVSPQSPRQQPGTTQRIPVSPQSPRQQPGMTQRIPVSPQSPRQQPGTTQRIPVSPQSPRQQAGTQRTPVGQESAQKAGGFSGSRVVPEGRHPSCEIMPSPGECRAAFPRYYFNTKTSQCDCFLYGGCGKEGLVSSYRTLRECHEKCLPRNMVEGPQCKEVFRDDQAFFSFLVPKKQQQQQQQQQKQQQQQEQQAGQGLSTQSQALERPSTVVGRPFPDTSHINDQELLERLEEGRLGVLEEDSHDSRRF, encoded by the exons ATGAAAATGGAAGTTAGGAGCAGTATTCTCCTGCTGGTGGCGCTGCTGGGGTTGGCAGAGACGCAGATCGTCTACGACCGACCCTGGGCTCTCATGCAGACAGTCCCCGAGGGCAATGTCTTCGCGCTGAAGGACCTGATAGCCAACGGTCAACGCCAAGGTCCCCAGCAGGGTTCTGGAAGCCTTCCAGGCAACCTGGCGAACCAAGGAGGTCCTCGGCTACCAACTGGAACCCGGAACACCCCAGTGGTCCACCGAGAGCCAGCTGGAACGCAGAGGGCTCCAGTGGTCCAACCAGAGCCAGCTGGAACGCAGAGGACCCCAGTGGTCCAACGAGACCCAGCTGGAACGCAGAGGACCCCAGTGGTCCAACGAGACCCAGCTGGAACGCAGAGGACGCCAGTGATCCAACAACAGAGACCTAAGCAACCAGCGGGAACACAGAGGATTCCAGCGAGCCAACAGAATCCTGAACAACCAGCTGCAGTGCAGGCCACTCCAGTGTTCAAACAACGGAGGCCTCAGCAACAACCTGGAACGCCCCAGAGGATTCCAGTGAGCCCACAAAGTCCACGTCAACAACCTGGAACGACTCAGAGGATTCCAGTGAGCCCACAAAGTCCACGTCAACAACCTGGAACGCCCCAGAGGATTCCAGTGAGCCCACAAAGTCCACGTCAACAACCTGGAACGACTCAGAGGATTCCAGTGAGCCCACAAAGCCCACGTCAACAACCTGGAATGACTCAGAGGATTCCAGTGAGCCCACAAAGCCCACGTCAACAACCTGGAACGACTCAGAGGATTCCAGTGAGCCCACAAAGTCCACGTCAACAACCTGGAATGACTCAGAGGATTCCAGTGAGCCCACAAAGTCCACGTCAACAACCTGGAACGACTCAGAGGATTCCAGTGAGCCCACAAAGTCCACGTCAACAAGCGGGGACCCAGAGGACTCCAGTAGGCCAAGAAAGTGCCCAGAAAGCCGGTGGTTTCTCTGGATCAAGAGTCGTCCCGGAGGGTCGACATCCTTCGTGTGAGATAATGCCCTCCCCCGGGGAGTGTCGGGCAGCCTTTCCCAG GTACTACTTCAACACGAAGACGAGCCAGTGTGACTGTTTCCTGTACGGTGGCTGCGGGAAGGAAGGTCTGGTCTCCAGTTATCGAACCCTCCGTGAGTGCCATGAGAAGTGCCTCCCTCGCAACATGGTGGAGGGACCCCAGTGCAAAGAGGTCTTCAGGGACGACCAGGCTTTCTTTTCGTTCCTGGTCCctaagaaacagcagcagcagcagcagcagcagcagaagcagcagcagcagcaggaacaacaaGCAGGCCAAGGCCTTTCTACGCAGTCTCAGGCGCTGGAAAGGCCCTCAACTGTAGTGGGTCGGCCTTTTCCAGACACGAGCCACATCAACGACCAGGAACTCTTGGAACGCTTGGAGGAAGGGAGGCTTGGGGTCCTGGAGGAGGATTCGCATGACAGCCGGAGATTCTGA